A region of Persephonella hydrogeniphila DNA encodes the following proteins:
- a CDS encoding chaperone NapD: MNISSAVVVTEPKHFKEVLQSLEESGLCDVYFHDEKSGKIIIIIEGEDINEETFKLKQIQMLPHVLSANMVYSYSEEEWESAAEYLQKLSNDVPEILNDENVRAEDIVYKGHIKGYIS, encoded by the coding sequence ATGAATATATCAAGTGCTGTTGTAGTTACAGAACCAAAACATTTCAAGGAAGTTCTACAGTCTCTTGAAGAGAGCGGGCTGTGTGATGTTTATTTCCATGATGAAAAATCAGGAAAGATCATCATAATTATCGAAGGAGAAGATATCAACGAGGAAACATTTAAACTAAAGCAGATACAGATGCTTCCACATGTTCTATCTGCAAATATGGTTTATTCATACTCTGAAGAGGAGTGGGAATCTGCTGCAGAGTATCTGCAAAAGCTGAGCAACGATGTTCCAGAGATACTTAATGATGAAAATGTCAGGGCAGAGGATATTGTCTACAAAGGACATATTAAAGGGTACATAAGTTAG
- a CDS encoding PAS domain-containing protein produces the protein MDKTFDMFWETEVPENELIISRTDLKGIITYVNETFAHISGYKPEELIGKPHNIIRHPDMPKSVFKELWETIRQGKTWKGYVKNLRKDRGYYWVYAEISGVYKDGQLIEYKSMRSPVSREKKKEMQDLYDRMREEEGGDVRVVMYLPKKVYDKLEELSQELGISGEELIEKLLNQFKT, from the coding sequence ATGGACAAAACATTTGATATGTTCTGGGAAACTGAAGTTCCAGAAAATGAGCTAATTATATCAAGAACAGATCTGAAGGGAATTATTACCTATGTTAATGAAACATTTGCACATATATCCGGTTATAAGCCGGAAGAACTTATAGGAAAACCTCATAACATCATAAGACATCCTGATATGCCAAAATCTGTTTTTAAAGAGTTGTGGGAAACAATAAGGCAGGGAAAAACATGGAAAGGCTACGTAAAAAATCTAAGAAAAGACAGAGGGTACTACTGGGTTTATGCTGAAATATCCGGAGTTTATAAAGATGGACAGCTGATTGAATACAAATCAATGAGATCTCCTGTTTCAAGGGAAAAAAAGAAAGAGATGCAGGACCTATATGACAGGATGAGAGAAGAGGAAGGGGGAGATGTAAGAGTAGTTATGTATCTCCCTAAAAAGGTTTACGACAAACTGGAAGAGCTTTCTCAGGAACTTGGCATATCAGGAGAAGAACTCATAGAAAAGCTTTTAAATCAGTTTAAGACATAA
- a CDS encoding nitrite reductase has translation MRVMKMTGGLVSAALFTGVIAASVGTAKAESSPPPITKEEMKKAAKIYFDRCAGCHGMLRKGATGPALTPDRTRKLGTEALEAFIYNGTLGGMPDWGKQGILSKEEINLLARYLQHEPPPPPELSMQQMKATWKVYMPVEDRPTRPQHNLNWKNFFGVILRDVGKVAIVDGDTKKLINIVDTGFAVHILRSSASGRYMYSIGRDGKATVIDLWLSKPDKVAEVKVCYDARSIDTSKYHGYEDKYAVVGCYWPPSFVVLDGMTLEPKKIVSTSSYYYDTQEFVREARVASIVSSHYDPIWVLNIKEAGQVWLVDYSKVDKGTIKIDMIDAERYLHDGGWDLSKRYFLVAANMRNKIVVIDTKDKELEAIVKVGTKPHPGRGANIDHPKYGPIWCTGHIGEKRIACIGTDPKGHPQYAWKVVKWIKMPGEGGGNLFIKTHPNSKYLIADRPLNPDPELKRSIFVFDKNTFELVKTLKVPKKYKNIRAVHEEFNKDGSEFWISVWGKKDQPTAILVYDAKTLKLKKEITGDWVRTPTGKFNVYNTMKDIY, from the coding sequence ATGAGGGTAATGAAGATGACCGGTGGACTGGTCAGTGCAGCCCTTTTTACAGGAGTGATAGCCGCTTCTGTCGGAACAGCAAAAGCTGAATCTTCTCCTCCTCCGATTACAAAAGAGGAGATGAAAAAAGCTGCAAAGATCTATTTTGACAGATGTGCAGGATGTCACGGAATGTTGAGAAAAGGAGCTACAGGACCTGCTCTTACACCGGACAGAACAAGAAAGTTAGGAACAGAGGCTCTTGAAGCTTTTATTTACAACGGTACTCTTGGAGGAATGCCGGACTGGGGTAAACAGGGAATCCTTTCAAAAGAAGAGATCAACCTTCTTGCCAGATACCTCCAGCATGAGCCACCACCACCACCGGAACTTTCTATGCAGCAGATGAAGGCAACATGGAAAGTTTATATGCCTGTTGAGGATAGACCTACAAGACCCCAGCACAACCTTAACTGGAAGAACTTTTTCGGTGTAATTCTCAGAGATGTAGGTAAAGTTGCTATAGTAGATGGTGATACTAAAAAACTTATAAATATTGTAGATACAGGTTTTGCTGTTCATATTCTCAGGTCTTCAGCGTCCGGTAGATATATGTACTCAATTGGTAGGGATGGTAAGGCAACAGTTATTGATCTGTGGCTTTCGAAACCTGATAAGGTTGCAGAAGTTAAAGTTTGTTACGATGCAAGATCGATAGACACAAGTAAGTACCACGGATATGAGGATAAATACGCAGTTGTTGGTTGTTACTGGCCTCCTTCATTTGTTGTACTTGATGGAATGACACTGGAACCTAAGAAAATAGTCTCAACAAGCTCTTACTACTATGACACTCAAGAGTTTGTTAGAGAAGCAAGGGTGGCATCTATAGTTTCTTCCCATTATGATCCTATATGGGTTCTGAATATCAAAGAAGCAGGGCAGGTATGGCTTGTAGATTACTCAAAAGTAGATAAAGGAACAATCAAGATTGATATGATCGATGCTGAGAGATATCTTCATGATGGTGGATGGGATCTTTCTAAGAGATACTTCCTTGTTGCAGCTAATATGAGAAATAAAATTGTTGTAATTGACACAAAAGATAAAGAGCTTGAGGCTATTGTTAAAGTAGGAACAAAACCACACCCAGGTAGAGGTGCAAATATAGATCATCCAAAATACGGGCCAATCTGGTGTACAGGTCATATTGGAGAGAAAAGAATCGCATGTATCGGAACAGATCCAAAAGGACACCCACAGTACGCATGGAAGGTTGTTAAATGGATAAAAATGCCCGGAGAAGGTGGTGGAAACCTGTTTATCAAAACACATCCGAATTCAAAATATCTTATAGCAGACAGACCTCTTAACCCTGATCCTGAACTGAAAAGAAGTATATTTGTATTTGATAAGAACACATTTGAGCTTGTGAAAACACTGAAAGTTCCCAAAAAGTACAAAAACATAAGGGCAGTTCATGAAGAGTTTAACAAGGATGGTTCTGAGTTCTGGATCTCTGTATGGGGTAAAAAAGACCAGCCAACAGCTATACTGGTTTATGATGCTAAAACTCTGAAGCTGAAGAAAGAGATTACCGGAGACTGGGTAAGAACACCTACCGGTAAGTTTAATGTTTACAACACAATGAAGGATATCTATTGA
- a CDS encoding cytochrome D1 domain-containing protein has protein sequence MNKIILLPLTLLIFFGAFAGELAKGSKLYQKHCASCHGVDRAGTVAPPLLPLFLKKIPEKKLIYIIKNGLPATQMPAFPQLSEDEIKSIIAYIKTPAKINWSEEKITNSISIENLPTKKLPIKNIKNIVAVVERGHQKVWIMEETKILDKFDFRNVHGGLKFSPSGWKLYVPSRDGWIGRYDIDKGKFFGKVRACVYLRNISLDRTGKYILVSCWLPRSIVILDAESFRPVRFIKQDGLISAIYELYSKDKAIFTYRDKAVIGFLDTKDFSIVYKKIKEPYEDFFIDPFEKYIVGTSRKGTQLIVYDINADKEIFSYPIEGMPHLASATFWYKNGKFYFATPHIGKPYITIWQMYKWKFVNKVNIRGNGFFVRTHPTTPYLWTDNGKDKIVLVDKNDYMVKTVETIKGKRVIHTEFSGDGNLAYVSLYNKDGALLIYDSITLKLIKKIPASIPIGKYNIINKSRKYAPYLLGKDVFLAKCWGCHHQTQSAFGPSFKWIVNHRSKDIIISHIMNPEATYKQLGYKRNAMPRLDLSEEELKAIVSYMMEFKDAENN, from the coding sequence ATGAATAAGATAATCCTGCTGCCGCTAACCCTCCTGATTTTCTTTGGTGCCTTTGCAGGGGAGTTGGCAAAGGGGAGCAAACTGTACCAAAAACACTGTGCCTCATGCCACGGGGTGGACAGAGCCGGTACAGTGGCTCCCCCTCTTTTACCTTTATTTTTAAAAAAAATTCCAGAAAAAAAACTGATTTATATCATCAAAAACGGTCTTCCTGCTACACAGATGCCCGCTTTCCCCCAACTATCTGAAGATGAGATAAAGTCGATTATAGCATATATAAAAACTCCAGCAAAAATTAACTGGTCTGAAGAGAAGATAACTAATTCGATCAGTATAGAAAATTTACCTACTAAAAAATTACCGATCAAAAATATCAAAAATATAGTGGCTGTTGTTGAAAGGGGACATCAAAAAGTCTGGATAATGGAAGAGACAAAAATCTTAGATAAATTTGATTTTAGAAATGTTCACGGAGGTCTGAAATTTTCGCCATCAGGGTGGAAGCTTTATGTTCCATCAAGGGACGGATGGATCGGAAGGTACGATATAGATAAGGGTAAGTTTTTCGGTAAAGTCAGAGCCTGTGTATATTTGAGAAATATATCTTTAGACAGAACAGGAAAATATATTCTTGTTTCATGCTGGCTTCCAAGATCTATAGTTATCCTTGATGCTGAAAGTTTCAGACCTGTTAGATTTATAAAACAAGACGGATTAATTTCTGCTATTTATGAACTATACTCTAAAGATAAAGCTATTTTTACATATAGAGACAAAGCGGTCATCGGCTTTTTAGACACAAAAGATTTTTCTATTGTTTACAAAAAGATAAAAGAGCCCTATGAAGATTTCTTTATAGACCCATTTGAAAAATACATTGTAGGAACTTCAAGAAAAGGTACACAGCTTATTGTTTATGATATAAACGCTGACAAAGAGATATTCTCTTATCCGATTGAAGGGATGCCCCATCTTGCTTCTGCTACATTCTGGTATAAAAATGGAAAGTTTTATTTTGCAACGCCTCATATAGGAAAGCCGTATATAACAATATGGCAGATGTACAAATGGAAATTTGTTAACAAAGTCAATATCAGGGGAAATGGTTTTTTTGTCAGAACACATCCAACTACACCTTATCTGTGGACAGATAATGGAAAGGATAAAATCGTACTGGTAGATAAAAATGATTATATGGTAAAAACCGTTGAGACAATAAAAGGAAAAAGAGTAATTCATACAGAGTTCTCGGGAGACGGAAATCTTGCTTATGTCAGTCTTTACAATAAAGATGGAGCTCTTCTTATATACGACAGTATAACCCTTAAACTGATCAAGAAAATTCCTGCGAGCATACCTATCGGCAAGTATAACATCATAAACAAATCAAGAAAATATGCCCCTTATTTGCTGGGAAAAGATGTTTTCCTTGCAAAATGCTGGGGATGTCATCACCAGACACAGTCTGCTTTTGGCCCTTCGTTCAAATGGATTGTAAATCACAGAAGTAAGGATATTATTATTTCCCATATAATGAATCCTGAAGCTACTTACAAACAGTTAGGATATAAAAGAAATGCAATGCCGAGGTTAGATTTATCTGAGGAAGAACTGAAAGCTATTGTCTCCTATATGATGGAGTTTAAAGATGCTGAGAATAACTGA